In Flagellatimonas centrodinii, a single window of DNA contains:
- a CDS encoding H-NS histone family protein encodes MARYQDILKQIEDLKQEAESVRRAELQSVINEIKDKMAAHGLTVADLQGRGRGSRKSKVAPKYRNPATGETWTGRGRSPRWLAEAEAAGKSRASFLIG; translated from the coding sequence ATGGCCCGGTATCAGGATATTCTCAAGCAGATTGAAGACCTCAAGCAGGAAGCCGAGTCCGTACGACGCGCAGAACTGCAGTCCGTGATCAACGAGATCAAGGACAAGATGGCGGCCCACGGACTGACCGTGGCTGATCTGCAGGGGCGTGGTCGTGGCAGCAGGAAGTCCAAGGTGGCGCCGAAGTATCGCAACCCGGCCACCGGCGAAACCTGGACCGGCCGCGGTCGTTCGCCGCGTTGGCTGGCCGAGGCCGAGGCTGCCGGCAAGTCGCGGGCATCGTTTCTGATCGGCTGA
- a CDS encoding HesB/IscA family protein → MNDVQLTEAAARRIRNQLESRGRGVGLRVGVKRSGCSGYAYTLDYADAIADGDLVFEQHQAKVVVAREHLQQLTGITVDFQRDGLNESFKFLNPNVKATCGCGESFAV, encoded by the coding sequence ATGAATGATGTACAACTGACAGAAGCCGCCGCCCGGCGCATCCGCAACCAGCTGGAATCGCGAGGGCGCGGCGTTGGATTGCGGGTGGGGGTCAAGCGGTCCGGCTGCTCGGGCTATGCCTACACCCTCGACTATGCCGATGCGATTGCCGATGGCGATCTGGTCTTCGAGCAGCACCAGGCCAAGGTGGTGGTGGCGCGCGAGCATCTGCAGCAGCTGACCGGCATCACCGTCGACTTTCAGCGGGACGGCCTGAACGAGAGCTTCAAGTTCCTCAATCCCAACGTCAAGGCCACTTGTGGCTGCGGAGAGAGTTTCGCCGTCTGA
- the secF gene encoding protein translocase subunit SecF, with translation MRLLSRVPNINFMAIRRPMLAFAVVTTLVSLALVGLRGLNFGLDFSGGVLVEVVYAESVALDPVRARLDDAGLTGATVQYFGSSTDVMIRLGPDAAEGAGQISTRILEALSADGPALEVRRVEFVGPQVGDELATDGALAALFAIIGILIYVAFRFEWKFAVGSIVATVHDAFLVLGWFALLGIEFDLTVLAAILALIGYSLNDTIVVYDRIRENFIDQRRASTVDVVNLSVNQTLARTIVTGGTTLFVLTALFFLGGSAVHGFSIALIVGILVGTYSSVFIASSMVLVLGVTREDLLPPQDEEIDETP, from the coding sequence ATGCGTTTGCTGTCGCGTGTCCCCAACATCAATTTCATGGCGATTCGGCGTCCGATGCTGGCGTTTGCCGTGGTCACGACGCTGGTTTCGCTGGCGCTGGTCGGTCTGCGAGGTCTCAATTTCGGCCTCGACTTCAGCGGCGGCGTACTGGTTGAGGTGGTCTATGCCGAGTCGGTGGCACTTGATCCGGTACGGGCCCGCCTCGACGATGCTGGCCTGACCGGGGCGACCGTTCAGTATTTCGGCTCGTCAACCGACGTCATGATCCGCTTGGGTCCGGATGCGGCGGAGGGGGCCGGCCAGATTTCCACTCGTATTCTCGAGGCCCTGTCGGCCGATGGTCCGGCACTGGAAGTGCGGCGAGTCGAGTTCGTTGGTCCGCAGGTGGGCGATGAGCTGGCCACTGACGGTGCGCTGGCGGCACTGTTCGCGATTATCGGCATTCTGATTTACGTGGCATTCCGGTTTGAATGGAAATTCGCCGTGGGATCGATTGTTGCCACCGTTCACGATGCATTTCTGGTGCTCGGCTGGTTTGCGTTGCTCGGGATTGAATTCGATTTGACGGTTCTTGCCGCCATTCTGGCGCTGATCGGATACTCGCTGAATGACACTATCGTGGTGTATGACCGTATTCGCGAAAACTTCATCGACCAGCGGCGTGCATCCACCGTTGATGTGGTGAACCTGTCGGTCAACCAGACCCTGGCCCGGACCATTGTGACCGGCGGCACCACCCTGTTCGTGCTGACGGCACTGTTCTTTCTCGGCGGCAGCGCCGTGCACGGGTTTTCCATCGCGTTGATTGTCGGCATTCTGGTAGGCACCTATTCCTCCGTCTTTATTGCCAGCTCGATGGTGTTGGTATTGGGCGTGACCCGGGAAGATCTATTGCCGCCCCAGGACGAAGAGATCGACGAAACCCCTTGA
- the rlmN gene encoding 23S rRNA (adenine(2503)-C(2))-methyltransferase RlmN — MNAHSAPEPHVVDPSTGPGAERVNLFGLDREHLREAFARMGEKAFRADQVMQWMYRRGIDDFAEMSNLSRDLRNRMADHFEVRPPELVAEQTSVDGTRKWGLRLSGGNAIETVFIPEGDPETRRRDPVDGVAGRYRGTLCVSSQVGCAMDCSFCSTAQQGLNRNMTAAEIIAQVWFAARTLGCNFQTDRNISNVVFMGMGEPLANYQAVLTAIRVLLDDHGFGLSKRRVTVSTSGLVPFMDRLRTDVDTALAVSLHAPVDSLRDQLVPINRKYPVAELMAACRRYTDGKDRKAHIVYEYVMLDGINDSPALARDLARLLNGMPAKVNLIPFNPFPETDYRRSSPERIRAFSDVLRGKRIVTTVRKTRGDDIDAACGQLVGRVESRQKNRLRGIPVVSQ, encoded by the coding sequence ATGAACGCCCACTCCGCCCCTGAACCGCACGTCGTGGACCCGTCCACCGGCCCGGGGGCGGAGCGGGTGAACCTGTTCGGGCTTGATCGCGAACACCTGCGGGAGGCGTTTGCCCGCATGGGTGAAAAGGCGTTCCGGGCCGATCAGGTAATGCAGTGGATGTACCGTCGCGGTATCGACGACTTTGCCGAGATGAGCAATCTCAGCCGCGATCTGCGCAACCGCATGGCCGATCATTTCGAGGTCCGTCCGCCGGAGCTGGTGGCAGAACAGACTTCGGTTGATGGCACCCGCAAGTGGGGGCTGCGACTGTCGGGGGGCAACGCCATCGAGACGGTGTTCATCCCTGAAGGTGACCCGGAAACCCGCCGCCGCGACCCGGTGGACGGGGTTGCCGGCCGTTATCGCGGCACCCTGTGCGTGTCCTCGCAGGTCGGGTGCGCGATGGATTGCAGCTTCTGCTCCACTGCGCAGCAGGGTCTCAATCGCAACATGACAGCCGCCGAGATCATCGCCCAGGTCTGGTTTGCGGCGCGCACCCTGGGGTGCAACTTCCAGACTGATCGCAATATCTCCAACGTCGTGTTCATGGGCATGGGGGAGCCGCTGGCCAATTACCAGGCGGTACTCACAGCGATCCGCGTATTGCTCGATGACCACGGCTTCGGCCTGTCGAAGCGCCGTGTCACCGTCTCCACCAGCGGTCTGGTGCCATTCATGGATCGCCTCCGCACCGACGTCGACACCGCATTGGCGGTGTCCCTGCACGCCCCGGTCGATTCGCTTCGTGATCAACTGGTGCCGATCAACCGAAAGTATCCGGTGGCCGAGCTGATGGCGGCCTGTCGCCGCTATACCGATGGCAAGGATCGCAAGGCGCACATCGTCTACGAATACGTGATGCTCGATGGCATCAACGACAGCCCGGCACTGGCGCGCGATCTGGCACGTCTGTTGAACGGGATGCCGGCCAAGGTCAACCTGATTCCCTTCAATCCGTTCCCCGAGACCGACTACCGGCGCTCCTCTCCGGAACGGATTCGGGCGTTTTCAGACGTGCTGCGCGGCAAACGCATCGTCACCACCGTTCGCAAGACGCGGGGCGACGATATCGACGCGGCCTGCGGACAACTCGTCGGTCGGGTGGAGTCCCGCCAGAAGAACCGCCTGCGCGGCATCCCGGTGGTGAGCCAATGA
- a CDS encoding cysteine desulfurase family protein has protein sequence MIDLDHAATTPLAAEALDAMWPWLSQRHANPASDHADGRRARQAVEQARGEVADLMGAAPADLVWTSGATESINLALKGALEFRGVRGAHLVSSRIEHKATLDTLRWLEAQGHRVTWLTPDREGRISADQVRAALRPDTALVSLMWVNNELGVINPIEALAPELRARGILFHVDAAQAAAWLPIDLRQVPVDLLSLSAHKLYGPKGIGALYVCRRPRARLSPQLHGGGQEQGMRSGTLPTHQIVGFGAAARAVAAQRSEGATRVAALRERLWRALSEALAGQLQRNGGGPVAPHILNVSFDGVDGEALRARLPGLAVSSGAACSSATREPSFVLRALGHADALADASLRLSLGRGTTAAEIDAAAAAVADAVRTLRNWAPA, from the coding sequence ATGATCGACCTCGACCATGCCGCCACCACCCCGCTGGCCGCCGAGGCGCTGGATGCGATGTGGCCCTGGCTGTCGCAACGTCATGCCAATCCGGCGTCGGATCATGCTGACGGCCGACGTGCCCGTCAGGCCGTCGAACAGGCGCGCGGTGAGGTGGCCGACCTGATGGGCGCGGCGCCGGCCGACCTGGTGTGGACCAGTGGCGCCACCGAGTCGATCAATCTGGCGCTGAAGGGGGCGCTCGAGTTTCGCGGCGTCCGCGGGGCCCATCTTGTCAGCAGCCGCATTGAACACAAGGCAACGCTCGACACCCTGCGCTGGCTGGAAGCCCAGGGCCATCGCGTGACCTGGCTGACCCCCGACCGCGAGGGCCGGATCTCGGCGGACCAGGTGCGGGCGGCGCTGCGCCCGGATACCGCGCTGGTGAGCCTGATGTGGGTCAACAACGAATTGGGCGTGATCAATCCGATCGAGGCCCTGGCGCCGGAACTGCGCGCCCGCGGGATCCTGTTTCATGTCGATGCCGCCCAGGCGGCTGCCTGGCTGCCGATCGATCTGCGCCAGGTGCCGGTGGACCTGCTGTCGCTGTCGGCGCACAAGCTTTACGGCCCCAAGGGCATCGGCGCGCTTTATGTCTGTCGACGGCCACGCGCCCGGCTGTCCCCGCAGCTGCACGGCGGTGGCCAGGAGCAGGGCATGCGGTCGGGCACGCTGCCGACGCACCAGATTGTCGGCTTCGGCGCGGCGGCACGCGCCGTTGCTGCCCAGCGCAGCGAGGGTGCTACCCGTGTCGCTGCGCTTCGCGAGCGGTTGTGGCGAGCCCTGTCGGAGGCACTGGCGGGCCAGCTGCAGCGAAATGGAGGGGGCCCGGTGGCGCCACACATCCTCAACGTCAGTTTTGACGGTGTCGATGGCGAGGCATTGCGGGCCCGGCTGCCGGGTCTGGCGGTCTCCAGCGGCGCGGCCTGCTCCTCCGCCACCCGCGAACCCTCGTTCGTGTTGCGGGCGCTGGGCCATGCCGATGCGCTCGCCGACGCCTCGCTGCGGCTGTCGTTGGGGCGCGGCACCACTGCCGCCGAGATCGACGCTGCTGCTGCCGCTGTAGCCGATGCCGTTCGCACCCTGCGCAACTGGGCGCCGGCATGA
- the ndk gene encoding nucleoside-diphosphate kinase, with amino-acid sequence MAVERTLSIIKPDAVAKNHIGDIYARFEKAGLKIVASRMMHLTEGEAGGFYAVHKERPFFGDLVRFMTSGPVVVSVLEGESAVVTHRDIMGATDPKKAEAGTIRADFAESIDENAVHGSDSLENAATEIAYFFRAIELCPRTR; translated from the coding sequence GTGGCTGTGGAACGTACCCTGTCGATCATCAAGCCGGACGCTGTTGCCAAAAACCACATCGGCGACATTTATGCCCGCTTTGAAAAAGCCGGCCTCAAGATCGTCGCTAGCCGCATGATGCACCTTACCGAAGGCGAAGCCGGCGGTTTCTACGCCGTGCACAAGGAACGCCCCTTCTTTGGCGATCTGGTGCGCTTCATGACCAGCGGTCCGGTGGTCGTGTCGGTGCTCGAAGGTGAAAGTGCCGTCGTCACCCATCGCGACATCATGGGCGCAACCGATCCGAAAAAGGCTGAAGCCGGCACGATCCGCGCCGATTTTGCCGAGAGCATCGACGAGAACGCCGTTCACGGCTCCGACAGCCTCGAGAATGCGGCGACCGAGATCGCCTACTTCTTCCGCGCGATCGAACTCTGCCCGCGCACGCGCTGA
- a CDS encoding cysteine desulfurase family protein: MAIYLDHNATTPLAPEVLEAMLPYLTGPYANASSLHRLGRAARDAVEQARGEVAALVGARPQDVIWTSGGTEANNLALKGLLSPGVPARIAYGATEHPAVMEAAESLRTSGVDVVALPVDGDGLLQSEGLAHALRQPTLLVSLMRANNETGVLHDLATLAPQIHAAGALLHVDAVQAAGKLALDVTTLGADLLSLSSHKLYGPKGVGALVRVAPVDLQTQQHGGAQEGGLRGGTLNVPAIVGFGAACAQAQAQLESRMDHMLALRQRLEAGLRTCAGVRIFAEAAERLPNTVQFALPGWAGEALLMQLDRRGFCVSSGSACASGSGEPSHVLLAMGVDPDVAFGAVRASLGIGNTVDEIDAFIDALRALATP; encoded by the coding sequence GTGGCGATTTACCTGGACCACAACGCCACCACGCCGTTGGCACCCGAGGTGCTGGAGGCGATGCTGCCCTATTTGACCGGCCCCTACGCCAATGCCTCGTCTCTGCATCGGTTGGGACGGGCGGCACGTGATGCCGTCGAACAGGCGCGGGGCGAGGTCGCGGCGCTGGTCGGCGCCCGGCCGCAGGATGTGATCTGGACCTCGGGGGGTACCGAGGCGAACAACCTCGCACTCAAGGGGCTGCTGAGCCCGGGGGTGCCTGCCCGTATTGCCTACGGGGCCACCGAGCATCCCGCGGTAATGGAGGCGGCGGAATCCTTGCGGACCTCGGGGGTCGACGTGGTGGCGCTACCGGTCGATGGCGATGGGCTGTTGCAGTCGGAAGGGTTGGCGCATGCGCTGCGCCAGCCGACCCTGCTGGTGTCACTGATGCGCGCCAACAACGAGACCGGCGTCCTGCATGATCTGGCGACACTGGCACCGCAGATCCATGCCGCGGGGGCGCTGCTGCACGTCGATGCGGTGCAGGCCGCTGGCAAGCTGGCGCTGGATGTCACCACGCTCGGTGCTGACCTGCTGAGCCTTTCCAGCCACAAGCTCTATGGGCCGAAGGGCGTCGGCGCCCTGGTGCGCGTGGCGCCGGTGGACCTGCAGACCCAGCAGCACGGTGGAGCACAGGAAGGCGGGCTGCGGGGCGGCACGCTCAACGTCCCCGCGATCGTCGGGTTTGGCGCGGCCTGCGCCCAGGCGCAGGCCCAGCTGGAATCGCGGATGGACCACATGTTGGCGCTGCGGCAGCGCCTGGAGGCCGGGCTGCGCACGTGCGCCGGGGTCCGCATCTTCGCAGAGGCGGCCGAGCGGCTACCCAATACCGTGCAGTTCGCCTTGCCGGGGTGGGCCGGCGAGGCCTTGCTGATGCAGCTCGACCGTCGGGGCTTTTGCGTTTCCAGTGGCTCGGCCTGTGCCAGTGGCAGCGGCGAGCCCAGTCATGTGCTGCTGGCGATGGGCGTGGACCCCGACGTCGCGTTCGGCGCCGTGCGTGCCAGCCTGGGGATCGGCAACACGGTGGATGAAATCGATGCATTCATCGACGCACTGCGGGCGCTGGCCACGCCATGA
- a CDS encoding iron-sulfur cluster assembly scaffold protein, with the protein MMENVFGYPAPVWRRFVAPARVGRLDGPDCRQVIVGSPAAAAQLAVSIRCVDGRILEARFQALGCPVTVAVGQWLTEVLPDQSWPPSTDGVAATCRAALEIGADKAHCGLMAEDVVRAMVRLAEETS; encoded by the coding sequence ATGATGGAGAACGTGTTCGGGTATCCCGCGCCGGTATGGCGGCGGTTTGTCGCGCCGGCCAGGGTGGGGCGCCTTGACGGGCCGGACTGCCGTCAGGTGATCGTCGGCAGCCCCGCGGCGGCCGCGCAACTGGCGGTGAGCATCCGATGTGTCGACGGGCGCATCCTCGAGGCCCGGTTCCAGGCCCTCGGATGCCCGGTGACGGTGGCGGTGGGGCAGTGGCTGACCGAAGTGCTCCCGGACCAGTCTTGGCCGCCGTCGACCGATGGCGTGGCCGCCACCTGCCGGGCGGCGCTTGAAATCGGCGCCGACAAGGCCCACTGTGGTCTCATGGCAGAAGATGTCGTGCGGGCGATGGTCCGCCTTGCCGAGGAAACCTCATGA
- the pilW gene encoding type IV pilus biogenesis/stability protein PilW: MNPQARHRHPTAASPVITGVRVLSTAVVLCLALAVSACASKGLSSEDRQEAARINTQLGADYLRRGQFVQAEDKLKRALHYAPDMSVTWSVMGVLHQRLGEPDKAEQAFRKALALAPGDPSARNNLGVFLCERERQAEGVRLLLAAAESPRYATPEAAWTNAAVCLRESAPVEAEGYLVRALEHDPSFPDALAQLAAISLSRQDAVRARALLERYEAVAPPTAETLLLRVRAERALGNPEAAARYLLRLKADFPESPEAVQKPNS, encoded by the coding sequence ATGAATCCGCAGGCCCGCCACCGACACCCGACGGCTGCATCCCCGGTGATCACGGGCGTCCGGGTACTGTCGACGGCAGTCGTGCTGTGTCTCGCGCTGGCGGTGTCCGCCTGCGCCAGCAAGGGCCTGTCCTCCGAAGACCGGCAGGAGGCGGCACGCATCAACACCCAGCTCGGTGCGGACTACCTGCGCCGTGGCCAGTTCGTGCAGGCCGAAGACAAACTCAAGCGTGCCTTGCACTACGCGCCTGACATGTCCGTCACCTGGTCGGTGATGGGGGTGTTGCACCAGCGGCTGGGCGAGCCGGACAAGGCCGAGCAGGCCTTTCGCAAGGCATTGGCACTGGCGCCCGGCGACCCCTCGGCGCGCAACAATCTGGGGGTGTTCTTGTGCGAGCGTGAACGCCAGGCTGAAGGGGTCAGGCTGCTGCTCGCCGCCGCCGAATCGCCGCGCTACGCCACACCCGAGGCGGCCTGGACCAATGCAGCCGTTTGCCTCCGCGAGAGCGCGCCGGTCGAAGCCGAAGGTTATCTGGTGCGGGCGCTGGAGCATGACCCGTCGTTTCCCGATGCGCTGGCGCAGCTTGCCGCGATAAGCCTGTCGCGACAGGATGCGGTTCGCGCACGCGCGCTGCTCGAGCGCTATGAGGCGGTCGCACCGCCCACCGCCGAGACGCTGCTGTTGCGGGTGCGGGCCGAGCGTGCCCTGGGGAACCCGGAGGCGGCTGCACGATACTTGCTACGGTTGAAAGCCGATTTTCCCGAATCCCCAGAAGCCGTCCAGAAGCCGAATTCATGA
- the cysE gene encoding serine O-acetyltransferase → MFQRIRDDIASVFQRDPAARTTWEVLTCYPGLHAVWAHRLSHWLWHRGLRWLARWHAGIWRWLTGIEIHPGARIGRRLFIDHGMGVVIGETADVGDDVTLYHGVTLGGVSWNNGKRHPTLGNGVVIGAGAKVLGPIEIGVGARIGSNSVVVKPVPAGATVVGIPARIVQEAQPPSEAHTALAQSLGFDAYGLSRDMPDPVALTLSKMLTHIQQQDAQLHRICEALRAHDVGIREADLETLELPAFCRDATAADRD, encoded by the coding sequence ATGTTCCAGCGCATCCGAGACGACATCGCCAGCGTGTTCCAACGTGATCCGGCCGCCCGGACCACCTGGGAAGTGCTGACCTGTTATCCGGGGCTGCATGCCGTCTGGGCCCATCGTCTGAGCCATTGGCTGTGGCATCGGGGTCTGCGCTGGTTGGCGCGCTGGCATGCCGGCATCTGGCGCTGGCTGACCGGCATCGAGATTCATCCGGGCGCCCGCATCGGGCGACGTCTGTTCATCGATCACGGCATGGGGGTGGTCATCGGCGAGACCGCGGACGTGGGCGATGATGTCACCCTCTACCACGGCGTCACCCTGGGCGGCGTCAGTTGGAACAACGGCAAGCGCCACCCAACCTTGGGTAACGGGGTGGTCATCGGCGCCGGCGCCAAGGTCCTGGGGCCGATCGAGATTGGTGTCGGCGCCCGCATCGGCTCCAACTCGGTGGTGGTCAAGCCGGTGCCGGCGGGCGCCACGGTGGTGGGGATCCCTGCCCGCATCGTGCAGGAAGCGCAGCCGCCGTCCGAGGCGCATACCGCGTTGGCCCAGTCGCTCGGCTTCGATGCCTACGGTCTGTCGCGGGACATGCCCGACCCGGTGGCTTTGACCCTGTCGAAGATGCTGACCCACATCCAGCAGCAGGATGCACAGCTGCACCGCATCTGCGAGGCACTGCGGGCCCACGATGTCGGTATCCGCGAGGCGGATCTGGAGACGCTGGAATTGCCGGCGTTCTGCCGCGACGCCACCGCCGCCGACCGCGACTGA